The following are from one region of the Salvia splendens isolate huo1 chromosome 2, SspV2, whole genome shotgun sequence genome:
- the LOC121784611 gene encoding uncharacterized protein LOC121784611 encodes MKGDREEVREESRAAGRQLDGFDSTGFHGSMFPSIFGGKDPFDDPFFSRPHGAFFGSGKISSGNPGNVQPMSRSKGLVIEELDSDAEDEENDVRSPSWANNNPLVEHPDDQDDDYGKSPRKLRDVSSSANQIKVEPEKPWSHSVSFQKVTYGGINGSYYTATTSRRTGSDGVTWEESKQADRTTGQAAHKVSRGIHDKGHSV; translated from the exons ATGAAAGGTGACAGAGAAGAAGTGAGAGAGGAGTCCAGAGCTGCTGGTAGGCAGCTCGACGGTTTTGATAGCACTGGTTTCCATGGAAGCATGTTTCCCAGCATATTTGGAGGGAAGGATCCTTTTGATGATCCTTTCTTTTCTCGTCCCCATGGGGCCTTTTTTGGCTCGGGCAAGATAAGCTCCGGTAATCCTGGTAACGTGCAGCCTATGAGCAGATCAAAAGGACTAGTGATAGAAGAGCTGGACAGTGATGCTGAAGATGAGGAGAATGATGTTCGTAGTCCCTCTTGGGCAAATAACAATCCACTTGTTGAGCATCCGGATGATCAGGATGATG ATTATGGAAAGAGTCCCAGAAAACTAAGGGACGTGTCATCCAGTGCAAATCAGATCAAAGTGGAACCAGAGAAACCATGGTCTCACAGTGTAAGCTTCCAGAAGGTGACATATGGTGGGATCAACGGATCATATTATACAGCAACAACTTCTCGTAGGACGGGAAGCGATGGA GTGACATGGGAAGAGAGCAAGCAGGCTGATCGAACGACAGGTCAAGCAGCCCACAAGGTCTCCAGAGGAATTCATGATAAG GGGCATTCAGTCTAA
- the LOC121759668 gene encoding probable protein S-acyltransferase 14, producing MHRSGAAMAWNVFKFCTALRGLGSIMILLVLGVVGVSYYAVVITNYGPGLAAGGLDSLIAFVVLTMFHFLLVMLLWSYFSVVFTDPGTVPPNWRPAADEERGDNDPLTASEFPPDTENGRIRFCRKCNQLKPPRCHHCSVCGRCVLKMDHHCVWVVNCVGALNYKNFLLFLFYTFLETSLVTLSLLPHFIAFFSDGEIPGTPGTLATTFLAFVLNLAFALSVMGFLILHISLVAANTTTIEAYEKKSSPKWRYDLGRKRNFEQVFGMDRKFWFMPGYSEEDLRRMPALHGLEYPSKPELGAQEF from the exons ATGCATAGATCTGGTGCCGCGATGGCGTGGAACGTGTTCAAGTTCTGTACTGCGCTGCGGGGGCTCGGCTCGATCATGATTTTACTGGTTCTCGGCGTCGTCGGCGTCAGCTATTACGCGGTGGTGATCACTAATTACGGCCCTGGACTCGCTGCCGGCGGCCTCGATTCACTCATCGCTTTCGTCGTCCTCACGATGTTCCATTTTCTG TTGGTTATGCTGTTATGGAGTTATTTTTCGGTTGTCTTTACGGACCCAGGCACTGTACCTCCAAATTGGCGGCCGGCAGCAGATGAAGAAAGGGGAGATAATGATCCATTGACTGCATCAGAATTTCCACCTGATACCGAAAATGGTAGAATTCGCTTTTGTAGAAAGTGCAACCAATTGAAGCCACCTCGCTGCCATCACTGCTCTGTTT GTGGGAGGTGTGTACTGAAGATGGACCATCATTGTGTTTGGGTTGTCAATTGTGTGGGGGCACTAAACTACAAAAATTTCCTCCTCTTCCTG TTCTACACATTCCTTGAGACTAGCCTTGTGACTTTGTCATTACTCCCACACTTCATTGCATTCTTTAGTGATGGAGAGATCCCTGGAACTCCTGGAACTCTTGCAACCACATTTCTTGCATTTG TCCTGAATTTGGCATTTGCGTTGAGTGTAATGGGATTCCTAATTCTGCACATATCATTGGTGGCTGCCAACACTACAACTATTGAG GCTTATGAGAAAAAGTCTTCTCCAAAATGGCGTTATGATCTTGGGAGAAAAAGGAACTTTGAGCAG GTGTTTGGGATGGATAGGAAGTTCTGGTTTATGCCTGGTTACTCTGAAGAAGATCTGAGACGTATGCCCGCCCTCCATGGCCTCGAATACCCTTCGAAGCCCGAACTAGGTGCCCAAGAATTCTGA
- the LOC121784637 gene encoding 40S ribosomal protein S13 gives MGRMHSRGKGISASALPYKRTPPSWLKISSQDVEENICKFAKKGLTPSQIGVILRDSHGIAQVKSVTGSKILRILKGHGLAPEIPEDLYHLIKKAVAIRKHLERNRKDKDSKFRLILVESRIHRLARYYKKTKKLPPVWKYESTTASTLVA, from the exons ATGGGTCGTATGCACAGCAGAGG TAAGGGTATTTCAGCGTCGGCACTTCCGTACAAGAGGACGCCCCCGAGCTGGCTCAAAATCTCATCCCAGGAT GTTGAAGAAAACATTTGTAAGTTTGCCAAAAAGGGCTTGACACCATCCCAGATCGGTGTTATTCTTCGTGATTCTCATGGCATTGCCCAGGTGAAGAGTGTCACTGGCAGCAAGATCTTGAGGATTCTCAAGGGCCATG GGCTTGCTCCTGAGATTCCTGAGGATTTGTACCACCTTATTAAGAAGGCTGTTGCCATCAGGAAGCATCTTGAGAGGAATAGGAAGGACAAGGATTCCAAGTTTAGGCTCATTCTTGTTGAGAGCAGGATCCACAGGCTCGCTCGCTACTATAAGAAGACCAAGAAGCTTCCACCTGTCTGGAAGTA TGAATCTACCACCGCCAGCACTCTCGTGGCCTAG